Below is a genomic region from Delftia tsuruhatensis.
GGCCGCCACGGCCACGATGACATGGCTGAACAGCTGGGTCGCACGGCGCACCACATCCTCGTGACCCAGTGTGATCGGATCGAAGGTTCCGGGATAGACGGCAATCACGTCCTGGCTCATGGCGGTGGCTCTCCTTGGCTGCGCGTGCCCTGGTCCGGCACGGATGGCGCATTATGCATTGCACTGCAACATGGCCGGTCGGCTGCGCGACAGCCGTGCCACCGGCCTGGGCACGGCTGCCGTGGACGGCCTCACTCGTCCAGCGATGCCCTGCGCAGCAGGTGGGCGTGGACGGCACCGGCCTTGAGATGGCGGTGCAGCCCCAGTCCTCCAGCCTGTGCCAGCTGCTCCTCGCTCCAGGCCCGGGGCGCCTCCAGGTAGACATAGCCCAGGGCCGACACGGCCTGCGCGGCGGCCTTGAGCGCCGGCTCGAACAGGTCGGCACGGTCGAACGGGGGATCGATCAGCACCAGGTCCAGCGTGCCCGGCGCCACCTGGCGCAGGCACCCCAGGCCATCGCCGCGCAGCACGCGCACGGCCTGGGCACCCAGACGCTCTCGCAGGCGCTGCAACTGCAGGACCAGGGCGCCATCCTGCTCGTTCATCAGCACGCTGGCCGCGCCGCGCGATGCAGCCTCGAAGCCCAGGGCTCCCGTGCCTGCGAAGGCATCCAGGCAGTGCCAGCCCGTCAGGTCCTGGCCCAGCCAGTTGAACAGGGTCTCGCGCACACGGTCGGGCGTGGGCCGCAGGCCCGGGTGCTGCGCCACGGGCAGCCGCGTGCGGCGCCACTGGCCGCCGATGATGCGGACCTCGCCCGCGCCCGAAGAAGCCGGCTTGCCGGCTTTCGTCTTCACGGCAGGCACTGCCGCAGGCGCCTTGGGCGCCGCGGCCTCGGCCGTGGCCTTTTCCAGCCAGCGCTTGCCGGCGGGCGTATGCAGCTTGATGCTGTTGCGGCTCATGGCTGTCCTCCCACGACGACGGTCACCATGCGCTCGGGCTGCAGCATGCGCTGCATGGCCTCGCGCACATCACGCACCGTCAGCGCCTGCACGCGCTCGGTCCAATGCTCCAGGTAGTCCAGCGGCAGGCCGTTCCAGGCGATGTTGGCCACATTGCCCAGCAACTTGCGGTTGCTGTCGATGCGCAGGGCGAAGCCACCGATCAGGTTGTCCTTGGCGGCCTTCAGTTCCTTGTCGGTCGGTCCTTCGGCCACGAAGCGGCGCAGCGTTTCCTGCGAAACCTTCAGGGCCTCCGCCGCCTGGTCGGGGCGCGTCTGCAGGCCGATGGTGAAGGCCCCCGCGTCCAGGCCCGGGGAGAAGTCGCTGTAGACGCTGTAGCTCAGGCCGCGCTTTTCACGCACCTCCTCGGTCAGCCGCGAGGTGAAGCCGCCGCCGCCCAGGATATGGTTGCCCACGAGCACGGCCATGAAGTCCGGACTGTTGCGCGCAATGCCCGGCTGCGCGATCAGCACCTGGGCCTGGGCCGAGGCGAAGGGGATATTCTCCGTGACCGGCGCCTTGAGAGCCTGCACCCTGGGCACCTCCGGCTGGGGCGCACAGACGCTGGCGTCCTGCCCCTGCGCTGCCTGCAGCGGTGCCAGCAACTGCTGCACCAGCTGGTCGGCCTGCTCGCGGCTGACCGCGCCGACGACGCTGACCTTGGCGCGGCAGGCGGCGATCAGGCGGCGATGGAAGGACTGCATGTCTGACAGGTCGATACGCGACAGGCTCTCGCCCGTGGCGCGCGCACCGTAGGGGTGGGATCCGAACACGCCCTGGCTCAGGGCCTTGGCGGCCACCATGCCGGGCCGCGTGTCGGCCTCCTTGATGGCAGCGCTCCAGCGCTCGCGCTCACGCAGCCACACATCCTGCGGCCAGCTGGGGCTGGCGATCTGGCGTGCCGCCAGGGCCACGGCGCGCTGCAGCAGGGCAGGCTCGGTCAGCGAACGCAGGCCATAGCTGAAGCTGTCGCGGCCGGCCTGGGCGCCAAAGCTGGCCCCCAGATCTGCCCAGGCCTGGCCCAGGCCGTTCTCGTCGAGCGCGGGTGCATCGTTCAGGGCCACGACGCCCTTGGACGCCATCAACGCCACGGCACTGGCCAGGCCTGCCTGGCTTGCCGGATCGCGCCGGCTTCCGGCATCGAAGTCCAGTTGCACGTCGACCATGGGGATGCCCGGGCTGTCCACCAGCCAGA
It encodes:
- a CDS encoding M16 family metallopeptidase; the protein is MKNMKKMVASSVLASVGLGFGATSAWALLPIQHWTQPSGAQVWLVDSPGIPMVDVQLDFDAGSRRDPASQAGLASAVALMASKGVVALNDAPALDENGLGQAWADLGASFGAQAGRDSFSYGLRSLTEPALLQRAVALAARQIASPSWPQDVWLRERERWSAAIKEADTRPGMVAAKALSQGVFGSHPYGARATGESLSRIDLSDMQSFHRRLIAACRAKVSVVGAVSREQADQLVQQLLAPLQAAQGQDASVCAPQPEVPRVQALKAPVTENIPFASAQAQVLIAQPGIARNSPDFMAVLVGNHILGGGGFTSRLTEEVREKRGLSYSVYSDFSPGLDAGAFTIGLQTRPDQAAEALKVSQETLRRFVAEGPTDKELKAAKDNLIGGFALRIDSNRKLLGNVANIAWNGLPLDYLEHWTERVQALTVRDVREAMQRMLQPERMVTVVVGGQP
- the rsmD gene encoding 16S rRNA (guanine(966)-N(2))-methyltransferase RsmD, which produces MSRNSIKLHTPAGKRWLEKATAEAAAPKAPAAVPAVKTKAGKPASSGAGEVRIIGGQWRRTRLPVAQHPGLRPTPDRVRETLFNWLGQDLTGWHCLDAFAGTGALGFEAASRGAASVLMNEQDGALVLQLQRLRERLGAQAVRVLRGDGLGCLRQVAPGTLDLVLIDPPFDRADLFEPALKAAAQAVSALGYVYLEAPRAWSEEQLAQAGGLGLHRHLKAGAVHAHLLRRASLDE